From one Streptococcus pneumoniae genomic stretch:
- the tig gene encoding trigger factor, producing MSVSFETKETNRGVLTFTISQEQIKPALDKVFNDVKKNLNVPGFRKGRIPRPIFDQKFGEEALYQDALNALLPAAYEGAVAEAGIEVVAQPQFDIESMEKGQDWTITATVVTKPEVKLGAYKDLEVSVDVSKEVTDADVDAKIERERNNLAELVIKEDKAAEGDTVVIDFVGSVDGVEFDGGKGDNYPLELGSGQFIPGFEEQLVGHAAGETVDVNVTFPEDYQAADLAGKAAKFVTTIHEVKAKEVPALDDELAKDIDDEVETLDELKAKYRKELEAAKEIAYDDAVESAALDLAVENAEIVELPAEMIHEEVHRSMNEFLGNMQRQGISPEMYFQITGTTEDDLHKQYEGDAEKRTKTNLVIEAIAKAEGFEATDEEIEAEITSLASDYNMEVDQVRRLLSKDMLKHDIAIKKAVEVITSTAKVK from the coding sequence ATGTCTGTATCATTTGAAACAAAAGAAACAAACCGTGGTGTATTAACTTTCACCATCAGCCAAGAGCAAATCAAACCAGCTCTTGACAAAGTATTTAACGATGTTAAGAAAAATCTTAATGTTCCAGGTTTCCGTAAAGGTCGTATCCCACGTCCAATCTTTGACCAAAAATTTGGTGAAGAAGCGCTTTACCAAGATGCTTTGAATGCTCTTCTTCCAGCAGCTTATGAAGGAGCTGTTGCTGAAGCAGGTATCGAAGTGGTGGCACAACCACAATTTGATATTGAATCAATGGAAAAAGGACAAGACTGGACCATCACTGCAACTGTTGTGACAAAACCAGAAGTAAAACTCGGTGCTTATAAGGACCTTGAAGTATCTGTTGACGTTTCAAAAGAAGTGACTGATGCAGATGTGGATGCGAAGATTGAGCGCGAGCGCAACAACTTGGCAGAATTGGTTATCAAAGAAGACAAAGCAGCTGAAGGTGATACTGTTGTCATCGACTTTGTTGGTTCTGTTGATGGTGTTGAATTTGACGGTGGTAAAGGAGATAACTACCCACTTGAGCTTGGTAGCGGTCAATTTATCCCAGGATTTGAAGAGCAGTTGGTAGGTCATGCGGCAGGTGAAACTGTGGATGTGAATGTAACCTTCCCAGAAGATTACCAAGCAGCAGATCTTGCAGGAAAAGCAGCGAAATTCGTGACAACCATCCACGAAGTGAAAGCAAAAGAAGTGCCTGCACTTGATGATGAATTGGCAAAAGACATCGATGACGAAGTAGAAACACTTGACGAGTTGAAAGCAAAATACCGCAAAGAACTAGAAGCAGCTAAAGAAATTGCTTATGATGATGCTGTTGAATCAGCAGCACTTGACCTTGCGGTTGAAAATGCAGAAATCGTTGAACTTCCAGCTGAAATGATTCACGAAGAAGTACATCGCTCTATGAATGAATTCCTTGGAAATATGCAACGTCAAGGCATCTCTCCAGAAATGTACTTCCAAATCACTGGAACAACTGAAGATGATCTTCACAAACAATACGAAGGCGATGCTGAAAAACGCACAAAAACAAACCTTGTTATTGAAGCGATTGCGAAAGCAGAAGGATTTGAAGCAACAGATGAGGAAATCGAAGCAGAAATCACTTCTCTTGCATCAGATTACAACATGGAAGTGGACCAAGTTCGTCGCTTGCTCTCTAAAGATATGTTGAAACATGACATTGCTATCAAGAAAGCTGTTGAAGTGATCACTAGCACTGCAAAAGTAAAATAA
- the rpoE gene encoding DNA-directed RNA polymerase subunit delta — MELEVFAGQEKSELSMVEVARAILEVRGRDHEMYFNDLVNEIQNYLGKSNSDIREALPLFYTELNVDGSFIPLGDNKWGLRSWYAIDEVDEEIIALEEDDENDVPKKRKKKRVNAFMDGDDDAIDYNADDPEDEDSYEADPALNYGDDNPDDEKSEVEAYDAEINEIAPDDLGEEVDLNEEDDEFSDEEEVEIEE; from the coding sequence TTGGAATTAGAAGTATTTGCTGGGCAAGAAAAAAGTGAACTATCCATGGTAGAAGTAGCGCGTGCGATTTTGGAAGTGCGCGGTCGTGACCATGAGATGTATTTCAATGACCTTGTTAATGAGATTCAAAATTACTTGGGAAAATCAAATAGTGATATTCGTGAAGCCCTTCCTCTTTTTTATACAGAGTTGAATGTTGATGGAAGCTTCATTCCTCTTGGGGATAATAAATGGGGTCTTCGTTCTTGGTATGCGATCGATGAGGTTGATGAGGAAATCATTGCGCTTGAAGAAGATGATGAAAATGATGTTCCGAAAAAACGTAAGAAAAAACGTGTCAATGCCTTCATGGATGGGGATGACGATGCTATTGATTACAATGCAGATGACCCAGAAGATGAAGACAGCTACGAAGCTGACCCTGCTCTTAACTACGGTGATGATAATCCAGATGACGAAAAGAGTGAAGTAGAAGCTTATGATGCGGAAATCAACGAGATTGCTCCAGATGATTTGGGTGAAGAAGTGGACCTCAATGAAGAAGACGATGAGTTTTCTGATGAAGAGGAAGTTGAAATCGAAGAATAA
- a CDS encoding CTP synthase, with the protein METKYIFVTGGVVSSIGKGIVAASLGRLLKNRGLKVTIQKFDPYINIDPGTMSPYQHGEVFVTDDGAETDLDLGHYERFIDINLNKYSNVTTGKIYSEVLRKERRGEYLGATVQVIPHITDALKEKIKRAATTTDSDVIITEVGGTVGDIESLPFLEALRQMKADVGADNVMYIHTTLLPYLKAAGEMKTKPTQHSVKELRGLGIQPNMLVIRTEEPAGQGIKNKLAQFCDVAPEAVIESLDVEHLYQIPLNLQAQNMDQIVCDHLKIDAPAADMTEWSAMVDKVMNLKKQVKIALVGKYVELPDAYISVVEALKHAGYANDSEVKLDWVNANDVTADNVAELLGSADGIIVPGGFGQRGTEGKIEAIKYAREKDVPMLGVCLGMQLTCIEFARNVLGLEGANSAELNSATAYPIIDIMRDQIDVEDMGGTLRLGLYPTKLKKGSHAAAAYDHQDVVQKRHRHRYEFNNQFREQFEAAGFVFSGVSPDNRLVEIVEIPENKFFVACQYHPELSSRPNRPEGLYTAFVTAAVENSK; encoded by the coding sequence ATGGAAACCAAGTATATTTTTGTGACAGGTGGCGTCGTCAGCTCGATCGGAAAAGGGATTGTAGCTGCAAGTTTGGGACGTCTCTTGAAAAATCGTGGCTTGAAAGTAACCATTCAAAAGTTTGACCCATATATCAATATTGACCCAGGAACGATGAGTCCGTATCAGCATGGGGAAGTATTTGTAACAGATGATGGAGCAGAGACAGACCTTGACCTTGGTCACTATGAGCGTTTTATTGATATTAACCTCAATAAATATTCAAATGTGACAACAGGGAAGATTTACAGCGAAGTTCTTCGAAAAGAACGCCGCGGTGAGTATCTTGGCGCGACTGTTCAGGTAATTCCTCATATTACAGATGCTTTGAAAGAAAAAATCAAGCGTGCGGCAACGACAACGGATTCGGATGTGATTATCACAGAAGTCGGGGGAACGGTTGGAGATATTGAAAGTCTGCCTTTCCTTGAAGCCCTTCGCCAGATGAAGGCAGATGTTGGTGCGGATAATGTTATGTATATCCATACGACTCTTCTACCTTATTTGAAGGCAGCCGGTGAGATGAAAACCAAGCCAACTCAACATTCGGTTAAAGAACTGCGTGGACTTGGCATTCAGCCAAATATGTTGGTTATTCGGACCGAAGAGCCAGCTGGGCAAGGGATTAAAAATAAATTGGCACAATTCTGTGATGTAGCACCAGAAGCTGTGATTGAGTCGCTTGATGTGGAGCATTTGTACCAAATTCCGCTCAATTTGCAAGCGCAAAATATGGACCAAATCGTTTGTGATCATCTGAAGATTGATGCGCCAGCAGCGGATATGACAGAGTGGTCTGCGATGGTGGATAAGGTGATGAACTTGAAGAAACAAGTGAAGATTGCCTTGGTTGGTAAATATGTAGAATTGCCGGATGCTTATATTTCTGTGGTTGAAGCCTTGAAACATGCAGGTTATGCCAATGATTCAGAAGTTAAGCTAGACTGGGTCAATGCTAATGATGTGACAGCAGATAATGTAGCAGAATTACTCGGGTCTGCAGATGGTATTATCGTCCCAGGTGGATTTGGTCAACGTGGAACAGAAGGAAAAATCGAAGCTATTAAATATGCGCGTGAGAAAGATGTCCCAATGCTTGGTGTCTGCCTTGGTATGCAGTTGACCTGTATCGAGTTTGCGCGTAATGTCCTAGGACTTGAAGGAGCGAACTCTGCCGAGCTAAATAGTGCAACAGCCTATCCAATCATTGACATCATGCGTGATCAAATCGATGTGGAAGACATGGGTGGAACTCTTCGTCTTGGTCTTTACCCAACCAAGCTTAAAAAAGGAAGCCATGCAGCAGCAGCCTATGACCACCAAGATGTCGTTCAAAAACGTCACCGTCACCGTTATGAGTTTAACAATCAATTCCGTGAGCAATTCGAAGCAGCAGGATTTGTATTCTCAGGCGTATCACCAGACAATCGCTTGGTCGAAATCGTGGAAATTCCTGAAAATAAATTCTTTGTGGCTTGTCAATATCATCCAGAGCTATCTAGCCGTCCAAATCGTCCAGAAGGACTCTACACTGCCTTTGTCACAGCAGCCGTAGAAAATAGTAAGTAA